The segment AATAAGTTCAATGTTCAATGTTCAAAGTTCAATGTTGGTGGTTAGGGATAAAAAGTTGTTAATCATTATGGGGGGTGGGAGATTTGGAATTGATGTTATGTCTGGTTTAAATAATTGACTTTTTGGTGTATGATTACACCATTTGGTGTAGGCTTTTGATGGTGTAATATAAAAGATGCATATTTTACAATATATTAGATATTTGAAGGTATTTGGCATAAATTTTGTATATAGATTATAGCTTAAATAAAAGCACACTATAAAATGGAGGATTTATCATGAAAAAATTAGTATCTGCTATTCTTGCAACACTTCTTTTTGCTTCTTTTGCTATGGCTGCTGATAATGCGCCAGCAAAAAAACCAGCTAAAAAAGCTGCTAAAAAAGCTGAAGTTGCTGCTCCAGCTGATAATGCTGCACCAGCTGACAACGCTGCACCAGCTAAAAAGCCAGCTAAAAAACCAGCTAAAAAAGCTGCTAAAAAAGCTGAAGTTGCTGCTCCAGCTGATAATGCTGCACCAGCTGACAACGCTGCACCAGCTAAAAAGCCAGCTAAAAAACCAGCTAAAAAAGCTGCTAAAAAAGCTGAAGTTGCTGCTCCAGCTGATAATGCTGCACCAGCTGACAACGCTGCACCAGCTAAAAAGCCAGCTAAAAAACCAGCTAAAAAACCAGCTAAAAAAGCTGCACCAGCTGATAACGCTGCTAAGTAATCAACTTAAGCTTAGATATTAAAACAGGGGGATTATCCCCCTGTTTTTATTTTACAAATTCCACAAATCGGCAGTTGTCGCCATCAATTGTTTTAATCCCATTATCATCTTTTTCAATGATTTTTATTCTATCTTTTACAGGTATTACCATCCTTCCACCTATTGCCAATTGATTTAAAAGATCTTCCGGTATTGAGTCCCCAGAAGCCGTAACGATTATTTTATTGTATGGTGCATATTCTTTCCAACCTATATGTCCATTGTCCACCTTAAACTTTATGTTTTTTCTATGTAATCGTTTTAATGTCAGAGATGCTTTATAGCTAAGCTGTGGAATTCTTTCCACTGTGTAAACAAATGCTGATAGATATGATAATATTCCACATTGGAATCCTGAACCTGTACCTATTTCCAACACCTTATCATCTTCTGATGGATTAAGCAGATGGGTCATATAGGCAACAGTGGAGGGTTTTGATATCGTTTGGCCATAACCTATCGGAAGGGCATTGTCCTCGAAAGCAACCCTATGGAAGGCTTCATCGACGAATCTGTCTCTGGGACAGTTTAAAAAGGCTTGTATTATCCTTTCATCGAAATTACAATTTGGGCCAACTATCTCTTTTATATATTTTTCAGGTATCTTCATTATAGTACTATCTGGGTCCCTATCCCTTTGTCGGTGAATATTTCAAGTAAAACAGAATGCAGAATTCTTCCGTCTATAATATGCACCTTTTTGACTCCTCCCAAAAGTGCAGATTTTACAGAATCCATCTTTGGTAACATTCCTCCGTATATAATATTGTTATTTTTTAGATCTTCTATTTCTGATACGCTTAAAGATGAAATAAGGTTACCATCTTTATCCAGCACCCCTTTTACATCTGTCAAAAGTATCAGTTTTTCTGCACCCACAGCCGAAGCTACAGCACCCGCCACGAGGTCTGCATTGATATTATAAGGTTCAGAATCTTCCCCAATACCCACCGGTGCAATTACTGGGATATAATCTTTTGAAATAAGGTTTAGTACATCTGAATTGACAGACTTTACCTTCCCAACATGACCTAAATCGATTATTTCTGGTGTTTTGTAAAAGCTATCCTCTTCTATAAAGAGTTTTTCAGCCAGAATTAAATTTCCATCTTTTCCGGATAATCCTATCGCTTTTCCACCATTTCTATTTATGAGACTTACGATATTCTTATTCACCAGCCCCACAAGTACCATCTCAACTACATTCATAGTTTCTTTATCGGTGACTCTCATCCCGGATACGAATGTACTTTGTATATTTAATTTTTTGAGCATGTCACCGATCTGAGGGCCACCTCCGTGTACTATGATTGGATTTATGCCGACGTATTTTAGTAGGACTATATCCCTTGCAAAGTTATTTTTGAGATCCTCATCCACCATTGCGTGTCCACCATACTTAATTACGATAGTTTTGCCATAAAACTTCCTGATGTATGGCAGAGCCTCAATCAGTACGGAAGCTTTTTCGATCATCTTTTCCATATCTATAATCTCCTTAATCTATTTAAAATAATTATCCCAAGTATAAGTAAAATGGCTATAGTGTAAAGAGCTATTGTGAAACTACCTGTTTTATCATATATATACCCTGCAAAGATAGGTGCAAGGGCTCCGGGGATATTTGAAGAAAAAAGTAAACCGTAAACCATTCCAACATTTTCAGCACCCCAGATTTTAGCTACAGATCCGGCGTACATAACAAGTACACCCCCATAGTTTAACCCTGTGAGTACTGCAAAAATCTGCAAACCGGTGGCACTATTTAGCATGATTGGGGAAAGAAATAGGATTATAGCCTGAAAAAGAAGGTTTAGCTGAAGCGATTTAATATAATCAAACCTATCAAATAAAGCCCCCCATGATACCCTCCCCAGAGCGTTGAATATTGCAAAAAAAGCAACAGCACTTACACCAGCTGTCATAGAAGCCGTCCTGGATAATTCTTTTATATTGGCATTTACTGCAAAACCTGCGGCAAGCCCAACAAACATTGCAAAATAAAGAAAGAGAAATTTTTTGTCCACTAAAAGTTCTCTGTATTTTAAAGGTAAATAGGTGTCGTGAGTGTTGTTTGAGGGGGGATTTTTCATGAAAAAACCGGCTAATATGATTAGAATAAGAAAAATTGATCCTAAGGCTCTGAAAACCTGAAATGGTGTCCATCCATTTGCTATGAGTGTGCCCCCCAAAAAACTCACCAGAGCAGCACCGCCCCCAAACCCTGCAACAGCAATTCCAGTAATGAGCCCTTTTTTATCAGGAAACCACTTTATACATGTGGAAATGGGTACAATATAGGCTATACCTGCCCCCAGACCAGCTATTAAACCGTTTCCTAGAATGGTAAAGATAAAATTACTGCCGCCAAAGGATGAAATAATCCATCCTGCACCGAAAAGTGTACCACCCACGATGGTGGAAATTTGTGGTCCGAGTTTTTTTAAAATCTTTCCGGATATTATCATGGTGGCAGGAAAGATGAAGTAAAATACCGAAAAAGGTAGCTGTGCCTGAGCCTGCGATATATTTAGTATTGCCTTGATATCTTTTACGTACACTGACCAGGAGTATGTTGCACCTAAACAGAGTTGCATAACCACGGCAAAAATCAGTATGAGGTAACCCATAATGCCTCCTGGTTTAATTTTATATTGAGAATTTGTATAGCTTAATATGATCTTATTATTCTTCTCTCAAGCCCTTTTTTCATCAATTTCATACCACCACCCTTTGAGAGGGCGTATTTAGTATAGTTTACATCTATTACCTTTGAACCTGCAAGTGTGCCGTATTTTGAGAGGGCTGTGGATAGTGGGGTGGAAGCACCTAGGAAGATAACCTTTTTGTAGTCATCCACAAAATTTAAAAAATCTTCTGTGGTTTTGTTTATAAATGTTGTACCGCTGATGATGACGATATCCGATTTTGGTATAATTAATTTTGCATATCCAGGATTAAACGTATCGGGATAATTTTTCAGTTCGAAAATGTACAGCTCTTTTACAATTGGTTTAATCAGGTTCTCTATTGGCTTAAAATATCCAACCATCGATACAGTTTTTCCATTAAAATCGATAACCTCACTTATATCTTCGTTTGAACTATAGCCGTTATCCAGTACTGAGTTTATCGTGGCTAAACCTATCGCAGATTCCAGTAGACCATTGGAAAATACCCATTTGGCGACTTCCATTGCATTTTTACCCACAAAAAAATCGTCGGTGGCATTACAGCCTCCCGGGATAGAATCCCTGAAAGTATAAGCCACACCTGCACCTGCTTCTGTTTCCACAAGGGTGTATCCTAATCCGATGATGTAATCCAATATTTTGAGATCCTTTAATCTATCTGAGGCTTCTTCAAAAATCTCTTTTACCAATAGCTTCATAATGTTACTTTATTCTACTTTCAAGTTCATCCAGGACCTTTTCAAACCCGACACCTTTATATTCCAGTGCGACGATTAGATGGTAGATGATGTCAGCAGCTTCTGATGCTATTCTATCACCAGTTTCGGTAAGGAAGGCTTTTAAAAACTCGGCATTTTCCTCCCCCAGTTTTTTTATTATTTTGTTGTCGCCACCACTAAAAAGAAGGTTTGTATATGACCCTTCTTTTGGGTTTTGCTTTCTATCTCTGATTACGTTGGTGATATGTTCGATTACATGTAATTTCATGGGCTACCTCTTTTATAATCTTACCTGTACGCCATTTTCTTTTAAAAACTGTTTTATCTCAAAAATTTTATATATACCAAAGTGAAAAATTGATGCTGCGAGTGCGGCATCAGCTTTCCCTTTTGTGAATCCATCAAGGATATCCTCTTTTGTCCCCACTCCTCCGGAAGCGATAACTGGAATCCTGATGGCATCTGAAACTGCTGCAGTTAGTTCAAGGTCATAGCCATCCTTTGTGCCATCTTTGTCCATACTGGTTAGAAGAATCTCTCCAGCACCAAAGCTCTCCATCTTGACGGCCCACTCTAATACATCTATGCCAGTGGGGTTCCTTCCACCATGGGTATATACCTCCCAACCTGACCCATTGGTTTTCCTTTTGGCATCTATTGCCACGACTATGCATTGGGAACCGAATCTTAAAGCCGCATCTTTTACAAAGTCTGGATTCTTTACGGCTGCCGTGTTTATGGATACTTTATCAGCACCTGAATTGAGCAGTTTTCTTATATCTTCTATTGTTCGAATACCGCCCCCTACTGTGAGGGGCATGAAAACTTTTTCTGCGGTTTTTGCCACAACATCCAATATGATACCTCGATTTTCATGGCTGGCGGTTATGTCAAGAAATGTGAGCTCATCAGCCCCCTGCCTGTCATACTCTTCCGCCACCTGCACCGGATCACCGGCATCTATAAGATTTAAAAATTGAGTCCCCTTTACCACTCTGCCATCTTTTACATCGAGGCATGGTATTATCCTTTTAGCAAGCATATCTCTCCCTATAATATTTTAATTATCATTTTAAACCATTTATATAATTTGTAAAGCGGAATTTATTTCTTATATTTTGTAAGCCAAAATCTCTTTACAAATTTAGAAATTGGTATTATCCTGAAAAGAATAATACTAGTATATGCTGGTGGGGTATGGCTAGAATTTTATACGTGGAAGATAATTTTGATAACTATAAACTTGTGGAATTTATTTTGAGTAAACAGGGATTTAGTGTAATGAATGCTGTTGATGGTTTGGATGCCATTGAAAAAGCTGAATCTTATAAGCCAGATCTTATTTTGATGGATATTAATTTGCCAAATCTCAAAGGTTTTGAAGCTGCCACATTGCTCAAGTCTAATCAAATTACCAGGGATATCCCCATTGCATTTTTGACAGCTGCCTATAGCTATGAATATCGAGAGATAGCTAAAAAGATAGGGTGTGTGGGCTACTTCACAAAGCCGATAGATCCATTGTCATTTGGTGAAGATATCAAAAAGATAATTGAAAACCATGAAAGTAAATCGATAGATGACCCCCTTACTATTGAGCTTTCAAAGTCATTGGAGGACAAAGCGAAAAAGATTGTCCAGATAGGAAAAGAGCTTTCAAAGGTGGAGCGGAGGTTTAATGCTATAGTTGAGTCGATAATGGATCCTATAATCCTTCTGGATTCAAATAATATTGCAATCTATCTAAATAACGCTGCAAATAGCTATGAATTTATACGCAGTTTGTATAAAAAATATGTGGATTTATCGATCTTTTTCAAAAATGATGAAAATACATTAAGCAAATTTCAGAAGGTGGGTTATGTAAAAAATCACCTTTTTAAAGTCGATAATTTTACATTTATTGGTAATTTTGTCATGCTGGATAAAGATATGCTTATTACACTTAAGGATATAACCGAAATTCAAAATCTCATAGAAAAACAAAAAGAATTAGACAAGATCTCCACAATTGGCAGGATTGCGTCTGGGGTGGTGCATGAACTAAACAATCCCCTTTCAGCTATGAAGGCGTACCTGGATATCTATCCGCAGAAGATTTCCAAATCTGAAGATAAGGATCTGATTATAAATGAGTTTGTTGCAAAGTTGAGAAGTTCATTTGATAGTATAATGCAACTGATTTCAAACCTTGCCTTTTTTGCAAGAAGAAGTGGTGAAAAGGAGATTAATATCAATATTAATAGCCTTATCAAAGAGATCCTCTCCTTTTCGGGGTATGATATCCGAAGGGGTGGGGTGAATGTGGAGCTTCAGCTTTCCGAAGAGGTACACCTTATTAGAGGATGTAAATCAGAGATAGAGCATGCCATACTAAATCTATTTCTTAATGCCAGTGATGCCCTTCAGGGGAGAGAAAATCCAAAAATTATTATTCGTACAGGTCTAAGTGATAATTTTGTAAAGATAGAGGTTGAAGATAATGGACCTGGTATCCCTCCGGAGGTCCAGAAGAGTATGTTTGAGCCTTTTTTCACCACAAAAAATGATGAAAAGTCCACCGGTTTGGGGCTGGCCATTGTAAAGCATATCGTAAACAAGTATGCTGGTAAGGTGGAATATTTTACCTCGAAAGATGGTACAAAATTTGTTTTATATTTTCCAAAACTAAAAGAAATGGAAGATTATGGAAAAGATTAAAGATTATAGGAATATTCTGCAGATTAATACTAAGATAAACGTGGGGGTCTCAAAAGGGGACTATGCCGGTGTATATGACTCCCGTATTGAGGATATAACGCAGAAACATATCCTTATATCTCTACCTACAATGAAGGGGGTCCCATTCCCCATAAAACCTGGTACTGAGGTGGATATTTCGTTTATTTCGAATGATGGTAGATTTAGTTTTAGCTCGGTGGTGGAAGGTAGGGTGGCGGAAGGTATTATTCTTTTGCAGATTAAAAAACCAGAGTATATATATCGTTCGGAGCTCAGAAAATATTTCAGGGTAGAGACAAGGATAAAAACAAAGATCAGTAAGATTTTTTTTGATAAACAGAATGGGGATGTGCTGGTCAAGATGAATAGCTATGAGGTTATGATAAAAGATATTTCTGGTGGTGGTGTACGAATTGTATCTGAAGTTCAATTTGGGGAAGGGGATATTTTTATATTCGATTTATCTGAAATATTTCCAGGTATCAATGAGATCTTTGGTAGCATTGTAAAAGAATATTCAAGATTGGAAAAAAAGTTTGAATATGGTGTGGAATTTATTATGATTAAAGAAAGGGATAGGGATCAGATCATAAAGTATGTTTTTAAGAGACAGATAGAAAATAAAAAATTGTCATAGCGGGGGTGTTTATGGCTTTTTATAAAGAGAGAGACGGGAAGATAGAGATCCTTTTTCCTGTTAGTGATGTGGATGCTGTAAATGGGTCTGAGATGAAGGACTATATTTCTAAGATTGCCGATGAGGTTTCGGCGGTGATTATCAATTTTTCGAGGGTTACTTATCTAAATAGTAGTGGTTTGAGGGAGCTGATCCAGATATTGAAACTTTTGCAGGATAAAGGGAAAAAACTGTATATCACATTTTTATCCGACAGTATCAAAAAGATTTTTGCAAATACAAATCTGATCAAGATCTTCTCCATCTATCCAACAGATGAAGACGCTAAAAGAGCTATATAGGGCTACTACATTTGTTGAGTTGATCTGCAGATTTATAGAAATTAACTATGGTGTAAAGATCACCGAAACAAATTCCGAATGCCTTCTTAAAATACTTTACAGTGTATTCAATAGGTATCCGGAGACGGAAGAGGATCTGGATTTCTTTGTAAGATTTTATCTAAGGGATTGCCTGTGGAATAATGAATCGTATTTTTTCAGAAATAAAGCCCAACTTGAGGAACTTGTAAAGATAGCTAAAGGGGATCTGGTTAGAATACTCAGTTTCGGTTGTGCGGAGGGGCAGGAGCCTTATTCCATATCGATTGTTTTAACAGATCAAGGGATAAAACACAAAATATACGCTGTGGATCTGGATGAAATCGCCATAAGTAAAGCCAAAACAGGCATTTATACCCCATTTGACCTTAGGAATTTTGATGAGAGATATACCTGGGCCTTCAGGGTGGAGGGGGAATATATCCACATTAGGGAGGAGTTAAAGGAAAATGTTGAATTTTTACACATAAATTGTCTCAAAGAGCCCCTTGAAGAATATATCAGGCAGAAGGTTGATTTTATATTCTGTAATAATGTGTTGGTATATCTTACAGATAATTATAAGAAAAATATAGCAAAACAATTTTGCAACCTTCTTGTATACGATGGTTATATTTTTACCACGCAGGAGGAGAAATCTCATTTTGGAATGATGCCGGGGTTGGTAAAGATTTCAGACGAACCGGTTCTCTTTCAAAAGAAAAATATTTCACAGATTATTGAAAAAGATCTGAGGGATCTCTATCTTCTGTCAGGTAACAATGAACAAACGGATGACGAGGTGATAATCGGCTACGAAAATGCTCTGAAAGATAACTTTAATATTGAAATTCTGCGTCGTTTGGTTACATTAAACATTAATAGAGAAAGATTCGATGAAGCTAAAAAGTGGCAGTATCTTGTTTTGATCAGTGGCGAACAGAATGAAGATGATATAGATTTATATCTTGAAATCTGCCGTAGAACTGGTGATATGGAAGAGCTTCTGGATATGTTACGAAAAAAGGTTAATATATTTAAAAAGGAGAAAGATATACTGCTACTTATAAATATTGCAAAAGATATTGGAAATGCTGATCTATATTTTTCTTATAAAAATCTTTATGAGTCATTATTTAATAAGAAGCTATTCTAATGGTGATAAATGATTAAAATCGATTCCATGCTTTTAGAAGAGTTGAAAGATTTTATGGTGGAACAGGGGGAGAAATCATTCAGGGGGGAACAGGTTTACAAGTGGATCTTCCAAAAAGGTGTGAAAGATTTCTCTCAGATGACCGACTTATCGGTGGAATTGAGGGGAAAGCTTCAAAATAATGCTTCATTTACCTACCTGAAACCGATTGAGATAAAAAGGGATGAATATGACGGATCTCAAAAATTCCTCTTCGAACTGGAAGATAAAAATAAGATAGAGTCTGTTGCTCTTAAAGACCAGGATAGAATTACTTTATGTGTCTCCACTCAGGTGGGTTGCCGTATGGGGTGTGCCTTTTGTGCCACCGCAAAGATTGGATTTATAAGGGATCTTACCGCAGGTGAGATAGTCAGACAGATTATGGAGGTTAACGAACATCTCGCCACGAATAGCGAAAAAGTTACCAATATCGTATTTATGGGGATGGGTGAGCCGCTGGATAATTATCATAATGTGGTGAAAGCTATCGGGATAATTACAGACGAAATGGGGCTGGGTTATTCACACAGAAAAGTCACTGTGTCAACATCAGGTGTTGTAGATAGGATAGATGAGCTTTTTAAGCTGAAAAAACAGGTAAACCTTGCGGTATCTCTTAATGCGACCACTGACGATATAAGAAGTGCGATAATGCCAATTAATAAGAAGTTTAACATAGAAAAGCTAATGAAAAAACTCAAAAGCTTGCCCATTCAAAAAAGAAAGAGGATTACGATAGAATACGTAATGATTAAAGGGGTAAATGATACCTTAGATGATGCAAAAAGACTTGTGAGGTTGTTAAACGGATTACCAATAAAGATAAACTTAATAGCTTACAACGATGGTGGGAATGAAAATTACCGGGCCCCTGATGAACAAACAGTGTTAAGTTTTCAAAAGTATCTTGTGGATAAGCATATTACAGCATTTATCAGAAAAAGTCTGGGGAAAAATATAGAAGGTGCCTGCGGGCAGCTTTATGCAAAATACAACAAGGGGGTAAATGATGGCTGTTAAATTGAAAACTGGAGATAAAGCACCCGATTTCTCCCTTCAGGGGGATGATGGAAAGGTATATACCATCAGGGATCTTGGGGGTAAGGTGGTTTTATATTTCTATCCAAAGGACAATACTTCTGGTTGTACAAAAGAAGCGATAGGCTTTTCGCAACTGGTGGATAGATTTGCGGAAAAAGGGTACAAAATTGTCGGGGTAAGTCCCGATAGTATAATTAGCCATAAAAAGTTTATAGAAAAACATAATCTTAAAATCTTACTCTTATCTGATCCGGATAAGAAGGTGGCGGAAAGCTATGGTGCCTATGGTGAAAAGGTTATGTATGGCAAGAAAACCTTTGGAATAATTCGATCCACCTTTGTGATTGAAGATGGGGTTATAAAAGAGGCATTTTACAATGTAAAAGTTGACGGGCACTGTGAAATGGTTTACAAAAAGCTTTAGAATGATTAAAGCCTGTCATAGAGGCTTGAAATAAATTGTAAAGAGGTTTGGTGTGAAATTTGAGGATAAATTGAAAAGGTTGGAAGAGATAATTGCAATTCTGGAATCTGAGGAGTATGGTATTGAAGATACCCTTGGCCTCTTTCAGGAGGGGATGAATCTGGTGAAAGAGTGTAAAAAGACATTATCAGAGATAGAATTGAAAGTGGAAAAGATAATATCAGTGGAAGATGGTGAGATAAAAAAGGAGCCTTTTGATGAAGCTTGACATAAATAATTATATTAAATTCTGGGCAAAAAAGGTTGATAGCTGGCTTGAGCAGTATGTGATTTCAAACAGCCAGTATATCGATGGGCTTGTGGAGGCGATGAGGTATAGCCTTTTTGCCGGGGGTAAAAGACTTAGACCTGCTTTGATATATTCATCTTTCGGCATTTTTGATGGTTATTTCGATAAAGTGACCCCTTTTGCTGCGGCAGTTGAGATGCTTCATACCTATTCCCTTATTCATGACGATCTACCCGCTATGGATGATGATGATTTAAGAAGAGGTAAGCCTACGAATCACGTTGTTTACGGTGAAGGTGTGGCTATTCTGGCGGGGGATGCCCTTTTGACAAAGGCTTTTGAAATTATGACAAGCAGCAGTTTAAATCCGGATGTGGATCCTGTTATGATGCTTGAAGCCGCCAATAAACTTGCAATTGCAACAGGTGAAAAAGGGATGGTGGGTGGACAGTATGCCGATCTTAAAGCGGAAGGTGGTTTCTTTAATGATGGGACAGTTTCCTTTATTCATTTGAACAAGACTGCGGCTTTGATATCTTACTGCTGTGAGCTTGGGGCCATTCTTGGGTATGCCACTGATGAAGAAAAAAAGGATATGTCACAATTTGGGAAAAAGATAGGGCTTGCTTTCCAGATAATAGATGATATCCTTGATCTTACCTGTACGACGGAAGAACTCGGTAAAAACGCAAAAAGCGATCTGAAGAAAGAAAAGGCGACATATCCAGCAATTTTTGGCATAGAAAAATCCAGAAAGATTGCAGATGATCTTATTTTTTCGGCATTCGGAATATTGGATAAGTATGGTGAGGCGGCGGTTCCACTGAGGGAGCTTGCCTCATTTGTTGTGGAAAGAAAAAATTAAGGATAAATTATGAGTTTGCTGTTTAATTTAAAATTGCCGGAAGATATAAAAAGATTAACCTATAGTGAACTTACCACACTTGCTTCTGAGGTTCGGGAATATATTATTGATGTGGTGTCGAAAAATGGTGGCCATCTGGCACCAAGTCTTGGGGTGGTGGAGCTTACGATTGCTCTTTTGAGGATGACGGATCCCATCAGAGATAGGATAGTATGGGATGTGGGACACCAGAGCTATGCCTACAAAATCCTTACAGATAGAAGGGATAGGTTTCCCACCTTAAGGCAGTTTAGAGGGCTGAGTGGTTTTAATAAAATTTCTGAAAGCCCATATGATGCATTTGGGGTGGGGCATTCGAGTACATCTATTTCTGCTGGTTTAGGTTTAAAAGTAGCCGGTACATTACAACAGAAGGATATAAAAACTGTTGCCGTGATTGGCGATGGTTCCATGACTGCAGGGATCGCTTTTGAAGGGCTCAACAATGCGGGGCATCTTAAACAAAATCTCGTGGTGATTTTAAATGACAATGAGATGTCGATAAGTCCCAATGTGGGTGCCCTATCTAATTACCTTTCCAAAGCTATGACGGGGGAGATTTATACAAAATTTCGAAAAGATTTCCAGCATTTCATGGAAAAATCACCTATCCTTGGGGGACCACTTTTGCATTTTGCAAAAAAACTGGAAGAGGGGGTTAAGGGATTCTTTACCCCAGGTATAATTTTTGAAGAGTTGGGTTTTAAATATATAGGTCCTGTTAATGGGCATAATATAAAAGATCTTGAGGAGGCTTTACACAATGCCTTTATTCAAACATCTCCTGTCCTTATTCACATAAACACGAAGAAGGGGAAAGGGTATGAGCCTGCGGAGAAAAATCCTTCAAAGTTTCATGGTGTATCAAAATTTGATAAATCGACGGGTGTACCAATAAAATTTAGCGGTGAGAAAACATACACACAGATATTCGGTGAGACAATAACGGAGATGGCATCGAAAAATGATAAAATAGTAGGTATTACTGCGGCAATGCCTGATGGGACAGGTATTGCGATATTAAAAGAGGCTTATCCTGATAGGGTATTCGATGTGGGTATAGCGGAACAACATGCCGTTACCTTTGCAGCTGGTCTTGCCGCTGGCGGTTTAAAACCTTATGTGGCAATATATTCCACCTTTTCCCAAAGGGCATACGATCAGATTATTCACGATGTGGCATTACAAAAATTACCTGTGGTATTTTGTCTTGATAGGGCTGGTTTTGTTGGTGATGATGGTCCCACCCATCACGGAGCTTTTGACTTATCCTTTTTAAGGATAGTACCAAATATGGTTATCATGGCCCCAAAGGATGGTGAAGAGCTTATGGAGATGCTTAGATTGTCGGAAAATATCAACCTTCCCGTCGCCATAAGATATCCAAGGGGTGAGGTGGATAGATATGATC is part of the Calditerrivibrio nitroreducens DSM 19672 genome and harbors:
- a CDS encoding CheR family methyltransferase translates to MKTLKELYRATTFVELICRFIEINYGVKITETNSECLLKILYSVFNRYPETEEDLDFFVRFYLRDCLWNNESYFFRNKAQLEELVKIAKGDLVRILSFGCAEGQEPYSISIVLTDQGIKHKIYAVDLDEIAISKAKTGIYTPFDLRNFDERYTWAFRVEGEYIHIREELKENVEFLHINCLKEPLEEYIRQKVDFIFCNNVLVYLTDNYKKNIAKQFCNLLVYDGYIFTTQEEKSHFGMMPGLVKISDEPVLFQKKNISQIIEKDLRDLYLLSGNNEQTDDEVIIGYENALKDNFNIEILRRLVTLNINRERFDEAKKWQYLVLISGEQNEDDIDLYLEICRRTGDMEELLDMLRKKVNIFKKEKDILLLINIAKDIGNADLYFSYKNLYESLFNKKLF
- the rlmN gene encoding 23S rRNA (adenine(2503)-C(2))-methyltransferase RlmN, whose translation is MIKIDSMLLEELKDFMVEQGEKSFRGEQVYKWIFQKGVKDFSQMTDLSVELRGKLQNNASFTYLKPIEIKRDEYDGSQKFLFELEDKNKIESVALKDQDRITLCVSTQVGCRMGCAFCATAKIGFIRDLTAGEIVRQIMEVNEHLATNSEKVTNIVFMGMGEPLDNYHNVVKAIGIITDEMGLGYSHRKVTVSTSGVVDRIDELFKLKKQVNLAVSLNATTDDIRSAIMPINKKFNIEKLMKKLKSLPIQKRKRITIEYVMIKGVNDTLDDAKRLVRLLNGLPIKINLIAYNDGGNENYRAPDEQTVLSFQKYLVDKHITAFIRKSLGKNIEGACGQLYAKYNKGVNDGC
- a CDS encoding peroxiredoxin, with amino-acid sequence MAVKLKTGDKAPDFSLQGDDGKVYTIRDLGGKVVLYFYPKDNTSGCTKEAIGFSQLVDRFAEKGYKIVGVSPDSIISHKKFIEKHNLKILLLSDPDKKVAESYGAYGEKVMYGKKTFGIIRSTFVIEDGVIKEAFYNVKVDGHCEMVYKKL
- the xseB gene encoding exodeoxyribonuclease VII small subunit — protein: MKFEDKLKRLEEIIAILESEEYGIEDTLGLFQEGMNLVKECKKTLSEIELKVEKIISVEDGEIKKEPFDEA
- a CDS encoding polyprenyl synthetase family protein; this translates as MKLDINNYIKFWAKKVDSWLEQYVISNSQYIDGLVEAMRYSLFAGGKRLRPALIYSSFGIFDGYFDKVTPFAAAVEMLHTYSLIHDDLPAMDDDDLRRGKPTNHVVYGEGVAILAGDALLTKAFEIMTSSSLNPDVDPVMMLEAANKLAIATGEKGMVGGQYADLKAEGGFFNDGTVSFIHLNKTAALISYCCELGAILGYATDEEKKDMSQFGKKIGLAFQIIDDILDLTCTTEELGKNAKSDLKKEKATYPAIFGIEKSRKIADDLIFSAFGILDKYGEAAVPLRELASFVVERKN
- the dxs gene encoding 1-deoxy-D-xylulose-5-phosphate synthase, whose protein sequence is MSLLFNLKLPEDIKRLTYSELTTLASEVREYIIDVVSKNGGHLAPSLGVVELTIALLRMTDPIRDRIVWDVGHQSYAYKILTDRRDRFPTLRQFRGLSGFNKISESPYDAFGVGHSSTSISAGLGLKVAGTLQQKDIKTVAVIGDGSMTAGIAFEGLNNAGHLKQNLVVILNDNEMSISPNVGALSNYLSKAMTGEIYTKFRKDFQHFMEKSPILGGPLLHFAKKLEEGVKGFFTPGIIFEELGFKYIGPVNGHNIKDLEEALHNAFIQTSPVLIHINTKKGKGYEPAEKNPSKFHGVSKFDKSTGVPIKFSGEKTYTQIFGETITEMASKNDKIVGITAAMPDGTGIAILKEAYPDRVFDVGIAEQHAVTFAAGLAAGGLKPYVAIYSTFSQRAYDQIIHDVALQKLPVVFCLDRAGFVGDDGPTHHGAFDLSFLRIVPNMVIMAPKDGEELMEMLRLSENINLPVAIRYPRGEVDRYDLPHNSVNIAEPEVVFDGGDIAIITVGHIFKEGYRLYHLFKEKGIDATLINLRFIKPLNKDLILKHLNGKSLVVTIEENSLQGGMGEYIQSMANDADIFVKFIKFGIPDIFVEHGDLESLRSLVGLKAEQMAEKLFNLLKL